One genomic window of Branchiostoma lanceolatum isolate klBraLanc5 chromosome 5, klBraLanc5.hap2, whole genome shotgun sequence includes the following:
- the LOC136435549 gene encoding nuclear respiratory factor 1-like, with amino-acid sequence MVYQRGNSQNNITCTMTEHMSVRNFRRWTSLESRAKAFVGGKNDVVILAYVKDKNTLETRYITTGTQHLKEALLDHLPAIIDSFNTKRMTGEQEHLELEPPQSVVGHETAVPTLPDLRNELEGLEIMNMEGLRALVRTAIRLTTKREPRWGKDGARWQFWDDDVPYTLSVDPRAQDQKKQRSWASFLRGTIRRCYQHYGLEHLLADTQTPVRDNDDDNPTEVAAEIPAEITETVGRVGPETVVGVAPESPAEIAETVVRVAAEIPAEITETVGRVGPETVVGVAPESPAEIAETVVRVAAEIPAEITETVDRVGPETVVRVAPESPAEIAETVVRVDPESPAEITETVGRVAPETVVGVGPETVGRVGPETVVRVARTRTRPKRRIVQQPVCRKRQARTVVGRRQPAATPSTVLPTPTPSGLPSTTTQTPARDNDDDNAEIPVQVAAESPTEVAAEIPAEITETVVRVAPETVVRVDPESPAEITETVGRVAPETVVRVGPETVGRVGPETVGRVGPETVVRVARTRTRPKRRIVQQPVCRKRQARTVPGRRQPVATPSTVLPTPTPSGLPSTTTSTPPPPTAEKVSRQPRSKRAPKKLDL; translated from the exons ATGGTGTACCAGCGCGGCAACTCTCAGAACAATATCACCTGTACCATGACGGAGCATATGTCAGTGCGAAACTTTCGAAGATGGACGTCACTGGAGTCAAGGGCCAAAGCGTTTGTAGGAGGGAAGAACGATGTCGTGATTCTTGCCTACGTCAAGGACAAGAATACACTTGAGACACGTTACATCACCACTGGGACACAACATCTGAAGGAAGCCCTCTTAGACCACCTGCCAGCCATTATCGACAGCTTCAACACAAAGAGGATGACAGGAGAACAAGAACACTTAGAATTAGAGCCACCACAAAGTGTAGTAGGGCACGAAACAGCCGTCCCTACCCTGCCGGATCTGCGGAACGAACTAGAGGGGCTGGAGATCATGAACATGGAGGGCTTACGAGCCCTGGTTCGGACCGCCATCCGTTTGACTACCAAACGGGAGCCGCGGTGGGGGAAAGACGGGGCCCGGTGGCAGTTCTGGGATGACGATGTCCCCTACACCCTCAGTGTCGACCCACGGGCCCAGGACCAAAAGAAGCAGCGAAGCTGGGCGTCTTTCCTGCGAGGAACCATCCGGCGGTGCTACCAGCATTATGGACtggaacatctgcttg CTGACACTCAGACCCCCGTCCGTGACAACGACGATGACAACCCCACCGAAGTCGCCGCCGAGATCCCCGCTGAGATCACCGAGACTGTCGGCCGAGTCGGCCCAGAGACTGTCGTCGGGGTCGCCCCCGAGAGCCCCGCCGAGATCGCCGAGACTGTCGTCCGGGTCGCCGCCGAGATCCCCGCTGAGATCACCGAGACTGTCGGCCGAGTCGGCCCAGAGACTGTCGTCGGGGTCGCCCCCGAGAGCCCCGCCGAGATCGCCGAGACTGTCGTCCGGGTCGCCGCCGAGATCCCCGCTGAGATCACCGAGACTGTCGACCGAGTCGGCCCCGAGACTGTCGTCCGAGTCGCCCCCGAGAGCCCCGCCGAGATCGCCGAGACTGTCGTCCGGGTCGACCCCGAGAGTCCCGCCGAGATCACCGAGACTGTCGGCCGAGTCGCCCCCGAGACTGTCGTCGGAGTCGGCCCCGAGACTGTCGGCCGAGTCGGCCCCGAGACTGTCGTCCGGGTCGCCCGAACACGCACCCGACCTAAGAGAAGAATCGTGCAGCAGCCTGTGTGTAGGAAGCGGCAGGCACGCACGGTTGTCGGTCGTCGGCAGCCTGCCGCTACGCCCTCGACGGTACTTCCCACACCCACGCCATCCGGCCTTCCGTCCACAACTACTCAGACCCCCGCCCGTGACAACGACGATGACAACGCCGAGATCCCCGTCCAGGTCGCCGCCGAGAGCCCCACCGAAGTCGCCGCCGAGATCCCCGCTGAGATCACCGAGACTGTGGTCCGAGTCGCCCCCGAGACTGTCGTCCGGGTCGACCCCGAGAGCCCCGCCGAGATCACCGAGACTGTCGGCCGAGTCGCCCCCGAGACTGTCGTCCGAGTCGGCCCCGAGACTGTCGGCCGAGTCGGCCCCGAGACTGTCGGCCGAGTCGGCCCCGAGACTGTCGTCCGGGTCGCCCGAACACGCACCCGACCTAAGAGAAGAATCGTGCAGCAGCCTGTGTGTAGGAAGCGGCAGGCACGCACGGTTCCCGGTCGTCGGCAGCCTGTCGCTACGCCCTCGACGGTACTTCCCACACCCACGCCATCCGGCCTTCCGTCCACAACTACAAGTACACCACCTCCCCCTACTGCGGAGAAAGTGTCCAGACAACCAAGGTCCAAGAGGGCACCAAAGAAGTTGGACTTATAG